ATAAATATAATTCCATAGATGAATCTTATGTCCACTATGCTCCTGTAGCCCCGTGCAATTTGGAATCCAGACTTGAAGAGTTGGGTTGCAGATCTTGTGAATCCGCAACTTTTGGGAACGCGTGTGGAAGGTAATTTTGGCACGAAAGTGACATTGCAGACATGGTGCAACAATTCAAGTAGATGATTGTAGGTACCATCTTTCTTATTTTTGGGAGCCTTTAAGTAGTTCAAACGCAACATGGGAACAGAATCGAAAAACCATAAGACATAATCTTCTAACGACATGTGTGGATGTGTTCCATCAGATGCAGTGTTTGGATTTGATACCAAATCAAAAAGTTTTTGCAGAACAAAATATGGTATTTGGTTCTCTAGTAGCATCAAATCATGTTTCAGAGTTTGCACCATTGTAAAATTACCTGCAAGCGATTCAAATGGGACTCGCTTTCAGGGGGACCTTGTAGAAATTCATCTTCAAATTTTTGTGTATTTATCATCTTGCACCTGTAAAAGAGTTCAAGAATAAAACAACCGTCAACAAGTAACATCTCCACGAACTGATGTTTGTCTAAATCGATATCTTCAGCATACCACGCCCGGGCCTTCTCTTCCAAATCTAATATATTTTTTCCATACACATACAAGGCCGAAAACTCTTTAGTCTGCATTTTTGCCCGATCAACAAAAGCTAACATGTATAACCATTTGAGCTCCTCCATAGCATGGAACTTAGCCTTACGTTTATGAAAAGGACCGATTGATACCATTTGAGGCGTGTATGCTTCGTGTTTCGTTGCTCTGAGTTTACCTGGAACTCGATAAGCACTCGATTCTCGTGGTCTGCTCCTTAGGAGATTTAGCGTCTTATCTACCGATTCAAACCACTTCTGGAATTTCTCTTCACCTCCGGATGAGTAATTTTTGCTTATCCTCCATTTGAAAGTTGGCGTCTGCGTAAGTTTTAGGTTTTTTCCTTTTTTACCAGAATCCATTTTAGTTATTCTGCATAAAATTAAATTGATGTATTATACTTCTTCTATCCTTGAGTTTGTAACTTGTTATAATTACTATCTGAATAAGGGTATTgttgtttttgatattcataaCATCTTTCTTAAACATACTTTGACCTGTAAAATTTGGAGATAAGAAAGTAAGATAAATAACAACCAAATAAGGTTCACGTACACTCTTACCTAGTGGATATACATGTAGGTGGATCCGATTTAGATCAGATCGACCTAAATTTACATCAATATTCATTTATCGGATCAGATTTGATCCATATTTTTTTACTTAAACTAAAAGCGTAATCAACCATTGCAAGGTCTTGAAAGGCAAACATAATAACTAAATAAGAACATAATAACTAAATAAGAATATCTGAAAGTTAAAGTACGCACTCTGACATAATGGAAAATCTGAACAAATgcattcaaaaaaaataaaataaaccgaaACTGAACTGATCCGAAACCAAAAAAAGTAAGATATGTACCTGTTAGTTTGCAGACGAAGTCTGAGCAGAGAAAAGTCTGAGACCACAGATACAGTTGATTTACATTGATATCTTGAAGCTATATTTATAGTGCATTCTTATTGTCCTATTGGCAAGTTCTTATGGAGGATTTTTATATATAATGTCAACTCTAGTGCATTCTTATTGTCCTATTGGCAAGTTCTTATGGAGGATTTTT
This genomic interval from Apium graveolens cultivar Ventura chromosome 8, ASM990537v1, whole genome shotgun sequence contains the following:
- the LOC141678419 gene encoding UPF0481 protein At3g47200-like, whose amino-acid sequence is MDSGKKGKNLKLTQTPTFKWRISKNYSSGGEEKFQKWFESVDKTLNLLRSRPRESSAYRVPGKLRATKHEAYTPQMVSIGPFHKRKAKFHAMEELKWLYMLAFVDRAKMQTKEFSALYVYGKNILDLEEKARAWYAEDIDLDKHQFVEMLLVDGCFILELFYRCKMINTQKFEDEFLQGNFTMVQTLKHDLMLLENQIPYFVLQKLFDLVSNPNTASDGTHPHMSLEDYVLWFFDSVPMLRLNYLKAPKNKKDGTYNHLLELLHHVCNVTFVPKLPSTRVPKSCGFTRSATQLFKSGFQIARGYRSIVDIRFIYGIIFIPQVVIDKSSDTIFRNLIALEQISVGTHTITSYVKLMSTLIRSPEDANLLERLNVIMKSEDVEDITNFFKSLCSQVAFVDFCYADLCNEVENYQIPVWRWRRVKGYLSISIKYVEWKVSYKDLKRDYFKNRWSFIAFLAAFFVIVLGILQTFYTVRAYYPPYH